Within the Ficedula albicollis isolate OC2 chromosome 26, FicAlb1.5, whole genome shotgun sequence genome, the region gccctggcacaggctgcccagggaaactttggctgccccatccttggaggtgtccaaggccaggctggatggggcttggaggaacctgggatagtggaagatgtccctgcccgtggcagaggtggaatgggatgagctttgaggGCCCTCCCAACCCAAGCCACTCCATAACTTTATGACTCTATGAAAGCACTTTTACATCAGTAGTTCCTATGCCAAGGGCATGGAGCAGGGTGGGACATTTTAAAACCTGGCAGTTTCCACAACCTATACATTCTACAAGCCCTAAAAAAAGAAGTCTcaattatttactcatttctaGAAAGTTAAAACTATCAGAGAGACAGAACTATCTGCCAAACACATTTCTCCTCTGATCTACACCTATTTCTGGCTGAATGTATCTCAccttattattttcatttttattttcatcaaagTAGCAAACTCTGTCAGGACTGGATCCGTGGCAGGTGGGTTCAGGAAGCACATCGAGgggctggagagagtccagagctgggaatggagctgtggaagcagctggagcaccaagagcagcagagggagctggggggctcagcctggagaaaaggaggctcgggggGGACCTTTTGGCttgcacaactccctgacaggaggggacagccaggggaggctgggtgctgctcccaaGGAACAAGGgccaggacaagaggaaacagcctcaagctgtaCCAGGaaaggttcaggttggacacccagaggaatttctccatggaaagggtggaCAGGCAttggaaggagctgcccagggactCCAGGTAGTGCagtccccattcctggaggtgttcaaggaaCATCTGgacatggcactgagtgctctggaCTGGATGACAAGGTGGGGGTCAGGTacaggttggactcaatgatctcagaggtcttttccaacatattTGATTTGTGATTCTATTTCTAGAAGTTAAACCAGGGGGTTGGGTCTCTTTTCCatcaagggatttttttacctgaaaaaaattagGTCCTGACTTtaaccagcagcacagaccagATAAATCTGCATCAGGTAAAGCAGCAAAGTGTGAGAGAAGCAGGTAAGACCCTTGAGAGGAAAGCTACTGTCTTTACAATTTGATGGGTGAAGGTATGGGTGTTAACGTGCTTGCAATGGGTCTTAATGTCTCTACTAACTTTGGGCAGCAGGTTTGCAGGAGCACGGTGGGTGTGACGGGAGAGCAGGGCCATGAGGGGAGAGCGCGGTGTGAGAGGGGAACGAGAGTGCGACAGGAGGGGCCCATGAGGGGAGAGCGGGGCCATGAGGGGAGAGCGGAGCCATGAGGGGAGAGCGGGTTGAGAGGGGAACGGGGAAGAGAGGGGCCGTGACGGGAGAGTGGGACCATGAGAGAGCTAGGTATGGGGAGAAGGGGCTCTAAGGGCAGAAAGGGGGTGTGAGGGAGGTGAGAAGGGCCTGAGAAGGAGCGGGCTGTGCCGCGAGTCAACCCCAGGCGGGAGCTGCCCGGGCCCGGCTCGCCGAAGGCAGCTCCCGCAATGGCAACGCCCCTGATCCGCCCAGCCGCGCTGCCGCCACCGCGGCCCCTCCGCTGTGCGGGACGCGGGCCCACCCTCAGCAGCCGGCTGCGCTGCCTGCTCTCCGATTGGCCAGCGGCGGTGTCTGTCACCGGGCGGCACGCTCCATAGCCAATGGGCGCGCGAGGAAGGCCGGGGCGGGGCCCGGGGGCGGGGCCGCGCTCGGGCCGCAGCGAGGGGCAGGTAAGGGGCAGATGCGGGTAGGTACGGCCGGGGCCTGAGGGTCGTTGGGCCTTGGCCCTGCTCCGCTCCCCCCCACCCTCAGCAGCCGGCTGCGCTGCCTGCTCTCCGATTGGCCAGCGGCGGTGTCTGTCACCGGGCGGCACGCTCCATAGCCAATGGGCGCGCGAGGAAGGCCGGGGCGGGGCCCGGGGGCGGGGCCGCGCTCGGGCCGCAGCGAGGGGCAGGTAAGGGGCAGATGCGGGTAGGTACGGCCGGGGCCTGAGGGTCGTTGGGCCTTGGCCCTGCTCCGCTCCCCGCTCCCCGCACCCGGAGCGGGACTGTGCGGGACCCGGGGCTCGCCAGCGGCCTGCACTGCCGGAGGCATCCCGGGAGGCCGGCAGGGACGGGGCGGTGGAAGCCCCTGGAGGGCTGAGGGAGCGTCCGGGCCTTCGGCGGGAATTGAGGGGTCTCGCCGTTCCCTGGGTCCCGGTCGATGTCGGGAGTGGTTCGAGCACAGATCCGGGAGGGGAAATGGGCCGGAGTCTTAGAAAGGCTCCAGGTGATGTTCACAGAATCagtcccagaatggtttgggtgcTTAGGGATCATAAAGCTCATATAGTCCcaagccctgccatgggcaaggactCCTTCCACGAGACCAGGCTGCTCCGAGCCCCgtgcagcctggccctggacacttccagggatagggaGCTAAAGACGAGCTGATTATTGGGCACTCTCGGGGAGAAGGAGTATGGGGTGGTTGTGTGCAGCGGTGCTCTGGACAGCCTCCTTTGGGGGCTCATCCTGGGAGCTGCCACACTCACAGTCGCCGAGCACTTCACCTCAAACCCTGTGCTGGGCTTACTGCGCTGGTGGGCTTTGGTGCACATGCAGCTACCTTTCGCCACTTGGCTACCATGGGCTGGGCTGATGGGCTGGAAAAAATAGCTCTAAGGCAAATGTGCACGTGTCCCTTTGCTGTCAAACGTGGACATAAATATGCCTTAATTATCCCTTGTGTGGCTGAGGGTGTTCTGCAGTTCACGGTGTATGAACTCTGCCCACGTTCCAAGTTTTTGTTTATGGTATAATAGATCACTTGTTTTCCCCTACTATTATTAAAAGTGACATTTAGGAGAGGCTAAAACTGAATTCCAGGTATATGCCTCATTGTTGTGTTAAAAATTCAGACAGAAGTCCAGACTTACTTAAAATGGGGAACGTGCACTGGGCAGCTCAGATGGGTCCTGTTCCCCAGATCTGTGATGATGATCTGAACCCCTGATGTACAGGGGAGTCTCCCTGGAAAGGACCATTGTTGGAGGAGAGTTTTGAAACAGTGGTGCCAAACCTGAATAAATCGTGGCATGAGGTGACAGGACTGAGATGCATTTTGTCCGTCTGGCAACTTGTTAGAAGTTTCTCATGCTTTGTTTAGATAAAGAAGGAAGGAACTTGGTGTTTGTAATCCATTATGTCAGTTTAAGATGTTGACATAAGATAAAGCAAAGGGTGATGGAATATTGCAGTGATTTAAACCCCAATGGACTCAGGTCAGGTCATGGAGTAGAAGGACCTGGAGTAAGCTGTGGGATTACCTGAGAACTGTTTAATGAAGGTGTAAATTCCATTCCCCTTCTGCTGAAACAGCTCTTCCATGTTGTCCCAAGGTCCCCAACACCTGCTTCACCTTTTCTCTCTAAGGGTGAACACCAACCTGGCCAAGGCCAGGCCTTGTCTTTTGTGGCACAGGGGGAAATTATATTCTTATGGATTTGTGGAAGCACACGTCTCTGGAACAACTTTATCCACACACATCAGGGTTGGAAGGAGATGATCTtaagggtcccttccagcccagactattctgtgatttgtaGCAAAAGGTGTTAATGAGTTCACCAAGCTATCAgcttgaagtaattttaaaatcaggatTTACTGAACAGGTGACTTAGATAAAGGAGGTTTAGGAATTGGTTTGGAATACTTAGGAATATTCCATCCCTTTCCCATAGCTCATGACAGGAAAAGACATCATTCCCTTCACCAGCAAGACTTTGAATGTCAGAAGATGAATGATTTACCATTCGTGacagtgcagcagggaggctCCAGTGTACCTGCTTTAAGTCACTCTTGCTCCGTGGTTTTCCTAGTTCTGTGTCTTTTACTGAGCAAAACTGTCAGCACCAAAATACCTGTAGCTGGGCTCCAGGATAGCAAGAGAGGAACAGGAGGTCTTTTGCAAGTCCAGTTGTAAGGAAGTCAGCAATATTTTTGCAGGGTAGGGTAGTCTGGATGTGTTCTTGTACAGGGTAGAAGCTCCTCTGAGAGGAGTGTTCTTGGGACCTGTGTTGCTTTCAAGAGTTTCTGACTTGGCATCAGCTGTGATTCAGGaacaaatttcttcttcttcctggGCAAAACAGAGGCAAGTGGGCCAAAAAAACATCTCTGACTACCTTGTTGTGGCTGCTTTCAGCTGAGATGCTCTATCCTGTATGTGAGTTTTGTTCCCTCAGGCTCCCAGGATGTTTGCCCAGAGCTCCCGGAACTTTGcaagccctgtgctgctgctggtgctgctgggctgtttcCTGTGTCCCCCAGCACAGGCCAGCAAGGTGGGTGACACTGAGCCATGtgtggggcacagcagaggtggggtgtgaggggacagagccatgTGCCCTCCTTCACATggctcctgtgccctgcagagctctgaggatATTCGCTGCAAGTGCATCTGCCCCCCGTACCGCAACATCAGCGGGCACATCTACAACAAGAATGTATCCCAGAAGGACTGGTGAGTGAGTGGGAGCAGCCTCAGGGGTCGGGCCGTGACAGCCAAGCTCTGGAGTtcccagctggtgctgaggaAGGGATTCCCTGCCTGTGTATCTGCGAGGGAGCTGCTTTGGTGGGTGATGTTCAACCCAGGCTAGGgacattttttaaacagaaattgaGGAATCTGGGATGATATGGGATGCCACTGGTCTTCACAGATGTAGGGTGTGCCCTCCAATCCCTTCCACCTGGACTGGATCCTTGCAAAAGGCACAGGGACAATCTATCTGCGCTAGGCTGTGAGGGGAGCTCTTAACACCAGATCAGTGTTATCAGCCTGACAGGAAGGCTGGGACACAGACAAAGTCACCCCAGTGTCCTTGCACAGAGCACTGGTTTcaccttgtgctgctgctgattgtggtttgtttgtgctgcagcaacTGTCTGCACGTGGTGGAGCCCATGCCAGTGCCTGGGAATGACGTGGAGGCCTATTGCCTGCTCTGCGAGTGCAAGTACGAGGAGCGCAGCACCACTACCATCAAGGTACCTGAGCTCAGTCccctgcctgtgtcctgcccctgctgacccacagcagcccagggtgccTGCAGTcactgcctgtgccctgcccctgctgacccacagcagcccagggtgcttGCAGTCACTGCCTGCCCCCTGCCCCTGTCATGCCACAGaagcccaggcactgccacaCCTGGGTTCCTGGTGAAGAgcccagaaagagaaaacttgTCACAGCAAGTAcatggtggcagtgccaggggctcactctctacaactctcTGAAAGGAGGCTGCGGACAGGTGGggggttggcctcttctcccagatagccagtgacaggacaagaagacatggtcttaagctgcaccaagggaggtttaggttggacattaggaagaatttcttcacaaaaaggGTGTTGGAtactggaaggggctgcccagggaggtggtggagtcaccgtccctggtGAAcaccctggaggtgttcaaggaacaactggatgtggcactgagtgcttTGGGCGGGGTGAAAAGGTAGGGAttggtcacaggttggactccatgatctcaGACATCTTCACCACTCAGAAATTCAGGGGTTCTGTGACTTCagtgatttctgtgattctgtgtctAAGCCACGGGCATTCCTGGTAGTGAGGAGCTGTGTGGGAGCCCAGTCTTCTTGCTGGGGATGTGTGACAGTACCAAGCATCTCTGACCAGGGCCCCATCTCATTGTCCTTCATGTGCAGAACATGCCCTCTGTTGGCACAGTGAGAGTATCAGCACAGTTTGTGCAGTGATGGCACCACCATGGCCTCCAGGCAAGAGCAAGAGACTCTTGTGAGTAAAGTGAGAACAAGAGACCACACATTAGAGGCAGCTGCAAAGGACCTTCCTGACCTCTGTGGTGCTTCTTATCTACACTGCTTATCCTTTCCCCCTGCGCTGTCCTCAACTGCAGGTGATCATCATCATCTACCTGTCGGTGgtgggggctctgctgctctacATGGCATTCCTGGTGCTCGTGGACCCCCTGATCCGCAAGCCAGACCCCTACACCCAGCCCCTGCACAACGAGGAGGACAGCGAGGTGAGGGGGCACACAAGGGGGCAGGAGAATGGGGGACAGGGAAACACTGACCTCCTGCTGGTTTCCTGTGATCCAGTGAGggaccagcactgctgctttggGGGCACTTACACAGGTGAACATTCAGACTCAGATCTCTGCAGGTCATGCACAAGCACAAGGAATATTCAAAGCTCTGTGTAATGAGCCCAAGGCAAGCCGTGCCCGCAGAGTTAGAGGGGCTTTGTAGCAACTGGCCTGAATTTGGTTCATCCATCTAGAGGGAACAAAAAGTCAGATTCCATTTGTGCAGTGTCCCAGGTGGAGTTTTGTGGTGCTGAACTTCCAGGGAGGATGAGCTTAAATGTTGGCTGAAACATCTTTGAGACACTTAAAATACTGGCCTATGAGATGCTGTTTGATCCCGCTCTCAGGCTAGGCCCTGGGTTATATCCAGGCTGTTGTTCCTTGTGCTTCTCCCCAGAGCACAATTTCATTCAAATCCCATCATTTCGAGGAATGCTGGCATACAAACCATGGGCAAAGTGATTAGGACCCAGTAACAAAGAGCGAGCcactctctccctctttctctctttgtcACATACCAGTTCTGGGGGAGGACAAATTTCTTGCTGCATAAAATTCATGCAGTTGCAGCACTGGGTTGGATTGTCATATTTGTACTTTGTTGTGAGTATAAACTATTTGGCCCAATTCCTTCATACCCTAATATaagtgaggagcagctgctccagtaTTCACAGTCCATCCACTGCTTCTCTCACCTCAAGAAGAAAGTCCTGCAGGAGGAGATTGTATCCCAGTCATGGGTTtgcaccctgctctgcagcagtaATTCAGACGTAGATCCAGGTGTGCATGGTAAATGCCTGGTGTTAGGTGAGGTTTATCTCACTCCAGCATACAAGTCTTCTGGGATAGGCCTTGTTCCTGTGCCATGATGGATCTCCATCCATTGTCAGCCTGGTTTTAGTGGAGGGATGTTGTTCAGTTCAGCACTGTGGCTCCTTGCAGACGCCCAAGAGTGgatttccagcagagctctATGCTTTGTGCGGTTCCTCTCCTGGGGACTTTTGTCTGGAGTCGTGGGTGATTCCCAAGAGCAAGGACTTGGGGGCTGGTGTTGAGGAGCTCTGAAAAGGAGGTTTTTCATCAGAACAGCTCTGACCTTGAACTGCTCTTTCAGATGCAGTTTCTCCCCAAGTTCCTCCTCCCTCTGTGCTCGGGCTGAGCACTGCCTGGTCTCCAGCCCTATTGCTTCCCTTGCAGGACGCTCGCTCCCTGGCCGGAGTGCCCACCCTGGCTGGTGCCAGGGCCAACACGGTGCTGGAGCGGGTGGAAGGGGCGCAGCAGCGCTGGAAGCGgcaggtgcaggagcagaggaagacGGTGTTCGATCGGCACAAGATGCTGAGCTAGgttctgctgggctctgcagtaTCGGGACAGCCCAGCGTTGGAATAGAACCTCCAACCCTCCCTGATTCTCCGTCTCCAGAGGGAGCGGCAGCCCCAAAGGCTTCTCTGCTAGTGTCCCCTGTCgttcccctgcccagctgcgCT harbors:
- the TMEM9 gene encoding transmembrane protein 9 isoform X3 — translated: MRAPRMFAQSSRNFASPVLLLVLLGCFLCPPAQASKSSEDIRCKCICPPYRNISGHIYNKNVSQKDCNCLHVVEPMPVPGNDVEAYCLLCECKYEERSTTTIKVIIIIYLSVVGALLLYMAFLVLVDPLIRKPDPYTQPLHNEEDSEDARSLAGVPTLAGARANTVLERVEGAQQRWKRQVQEQRKTVFDRHKMLS
- the TMEM9 gene encoding transmembrane protein 9 isoform X1; protein product: MSGVVRAQIREGKWAGVLERLQAPRMFAQSSRNFASPVLLLVLLGCFLCPPAQASKSSEDIRCKCICPPYRNISGHIYNKNVSQKDCNCLHVVEPMPVPGNDVEAYCLLCECKYEERSTTTIKVIIIIYLSVVGALLLYMAFLVLVDPLIRKPDPYTQPLHNEEDSEDARSLAGVPTLAGARANTVLERVEGAQQRWKRQVQEQRKTVFDRHKMLS
- the TMEM9 gene encoding transmembrane protein 9 isoform X4, whose protein sequence is MFAQSSRNFASPVLLLVLLGCFLCPPAQASKSSEDIRCKCICPPYRNISGHIYNKNVSQKDCNCLHVVEPMPVPGNDVEAYCLLCECKYEERSTTTIKVIIIIYLSVVGALLLYMAFLVLVDPLIRKPDPYTQPLHNEEDSEDARSLAGVPTLAGARANTVLERVEGAQQRWKRQVQEQRKTVFDRHKMLS